The genomic window CTCAAACACGAGATCTAACTCACGTTTCCGCTTTCAAACACAAGGTGAGCGCCACGTACGAGAAGAGGGAGTCGAAGTTTTCCAGCACGTTAGAAGTGACAGGGGGAGAGAACCAAATCTGCCTGCTTCAGCGGTACGAACCCAACCACTTTCACGAGATCCCGGGGTTCCCAGGTAAGTCATTTGTTTCACATattaacaagaaaacaaacaaacaaacatacatacatacatacatacatttgtatcccACATTCTTGTAATTACCTTTGTCAAGTGGATCTGTTAGGTCAGATATATAAACGACAAATGCACATGGCCCATATGAATGGCCCACATGGAAAGCACTTTAAATGACACTCATGTAGTAGAttatattttgatttatttacTGCCATTGCTATATAACTTATATAACTATATATCTATTTGAAGCAAAAGTTCGTATtgcctacatgtagatgtatacgTTCGAATCAAGCTACGAATGTATTTGTGGCAACTTATATTTGTCGTATAATGAAAATAATCACCATGTTCCTTAGGTTGTTACGCCAACGAAATCTGCCAAAATTTCTTCATGGCGTCAACAAATGAGATGAAGTCCATCGGATTCGACCCAGATCAAGCATTGGCTCGGATCGGACACGAAGGTATGTTTGAGAATGTCGTACTAGGTTTACATCTCGtcgccttcgccaagaagattatgttttcggtgccgtttggATGTTCgcatgtagacaacataactcgagaatttGTGCATGAAATTGGAAAgccatgatatttggtgcgtGGGTGGTACCTGTCGGCAAACGAAGGGCAGTTTTGATTATAGACATCCTAGCGTCACTCTGCAGTATAGCAggagaacttctggttttgatatcccATATTCTGAACATGCTAAAGTCATGAATTTTGAGTTCTTGTTTCAATTTATACTGTATGTATACTAGTGCTCCTAAACATGACTTTATCCAATAGGAGGAAGTTCGACGTGTTCGTGTGTTTTCCTCCAGGATTCTGAAAAATCTAGCTTTGTGACAACTAGTGCCCTGATCTATATCTTACGGTGACACagttcgttaaaaaaacaaGGATTGgatgtttcttttttgtgtagttagttacatttttttgtcatctttttttttcagagatATTTCTCTCGGCACTTGGAAGGCTCCGGACTGCCGCGTGTCGCAACAACGTCATAGGGCACAACCGCAAAGGTGGACCCGAATTCAAAGACTACGGGAAGTTTAGAAATCCCGGAGAAAAATCGGAAGCTTTAAGGTTCAAATATAACCTGTTCAAGCATAATCTGGCCTGTACACAGATAGACTGGGGTATGAACACAACTAAGACTAAGACAAAGAAGTAACCGCTGACCATCAAGTAATGACTCTAACAAGGAAGACGTGATTGTCAACTTTTGATATTCCTTAGTCTGATAAAATTAGTTTAGAGTTTGAAAAAGTGACAGTGCAATTGAAACATTGACACCACCTTAACCCCAAACTACCAACTTATTTTAGCTTCAATAACCCAACATGTTCCAAACAGAAAAGACATGATGTAATACAGGTTATTCTATCAAAGTCTTTACAATTAAATGATAGGAAATGTTGAGAATTGAGGAAATAGATCCAATGGATTACTTGTAGAACCTTTGTTAAAAAAGACCAACATCACTATGTAAATATCTGCCTGGGATCACATGTGTATCGTCTGTGTTGTGTTATGTGTTGTAATCGATTAATTCCCGACTTTCTAGCTGTTATATGGATGAAAATAGATAGATGACgtaatgtaaaatgtaagaAATGTGGAGTATAAAACGCCGTCTTATTGTAGAAGTGACAACGAAAAGCCAGAACAATCAACAAGATACACCTTcattagtactagtatatatagaAGATGCAGTCGTAGGCTGGGTTGTTGTTCCATTCTAAATGATGCGAGCAACATTAGAACATGTTATAAGGGAGGGTGCTGTAACTTCGGCATACCCCCAACTTCGGACGGATTTGTAATTGTCTCGTTATGCAGAAGTGAGCCATCTATATTTTCTTGCTACAATATCTGACAAGTCATTGGAACATTAAAGTAGAACATAGAACGGTATGCATCTGTGTCATCACTACTACAGAACTGTTATTACTTATGTTGCGTTTCACAGCCGGGTGTTTGTTTTACGTGATTATTGCGTAAGTACAGTCCGTTATGTTGGATGATTAAACATAGAAGCAAGTCGAAATTATGACAAGGAGATGTGACcttttcttgaaattttcattAGACTGGGTATCTGACGAAAACGCACTTTCAtagccattttgttttttctcctgaaattctatcaaaagaAACTGAAAATTCTTTTTCTTGGTTAGCTAACGATGTCAAAAGCCACCAACCGAAAGAGATAGAGGAGGATCTTTTGATTCTATGTCAGAATTAGATCTTCTCAGACATACATCATTCATTACGTCTGATTAAATCTACTTCTGCGGTCTGATCTTCATCTCTGTGCGTTTCAGAGAATGACGATAGCCTTTCCATTGTTGCCAGTTGACACCGTCAGCATAACTGTCATGGTCCCCGAGGTGGTACACGCCGTTCAGGTTGGAGGAGTGGCAGGCGGAGTACCACCACGCGCCCTTGTAGGTCTGGGCGCAGCTCGATGACGCAACGTcgttgtccctgtccttggtgctgaaggggTGACCATCGTGCCCTGACAGGGAGTCCcctacaaacaaagaaattgtTGCCATCGAagtgaaatgaatgaatgaatgaaagctATCATACACACTATAAGTTAAGCATTTTGTGTGAGAATTACTAGGCAAAGCTGGcatcatttgcattcaaaaacaTTCTGGTATCATATATATACTTCCCTGATAGAATCAAGTTGCTATCATTGCACACGGTTTTATGAATTTCCATTGTTTTTGGAACGCCTTAGggtggagttttttttttcatttgaaatatCTGAGGTCTGTAATATATTTCTGCACTGTACgcaagattagacatccaggtaatacaaaAGTTATTCAAGACACTAGATACGTTTGgcaacggtcagacatttcagacagcatccgtggCTGAACAGAATCTGAGTTTATTACAGGTTTTTAGCCAAGACTATAGATTCAGAGCTCCGTCGCAATATACTGTACCTTACACACGCGCTCAACTCACCTGCATTTCCGCTGTAGGTTCCGATGTGAAGCTTGTAGTTCTGAGGTTCAGGGGAGATGATGAACGTGCTGTAGGCCGCATACTTGACGTTCCCTTCTGCGTCCTCCATATCCACCCTCAGCTCATAGGTTTTCTGCACCGCCAGTCGGTACAGCTTCTCCAGCCCTAACCAGAACTCGCCGTTCAGGTTGGAAGGGAAGCCGGTCCTGTAGTCCTCCCAGTCGCGGTAGAAGTCCACGCTGCCGTCCTGGCGTTTCTGGAACACCTGCATATGTCAAGTAAACATGACTTCATCGCTCTAACATGTATTAGAGAGAAGGTAACataaacaaatcaaaacaaaatgttatgaaaatgcaaaatttgATAATCTTCCTTGTTCACGAACATATGGCAAAATTATGTACTAATCACATGAATCATTATGGCGGTGCAAACTACTAACGTAGCTTACCGTCCAGCCTCCCCCGTCTAAGTCGTTGTCACAGTAAACCTGGACGCCTCCCAGCCCGTCCCGTGGATACACCGTGTACACTCCGCTAGGCGTGGTCTCGTCGTTGTCAAGGATGTCCTTACAGTCCCGTGGGTGTGGGGCGTCAGGGTCCTCCCCGCCAGCTACAACAGTTATCACAGTAAACTTTATGACGCAACAAAAGTACGGGGCCTTCTGTAATGACTACAACTATAAGTTTGTGCGTGATTCAATTTTGTTCTGATATTCGATTTGAGTAACGTTACTTTTGAGTAATTTTTTCTTGGCCTTATCTGCATCATATCTATATGGATAGATAAATGTAAAAACAATCTTATTCTTACCTCGAGTATAGCCTATCCTGCGTTTATTTTGCGGAAGTGATTGCGTCACACAAGGAAACACAGTACATGTGATAAAGATCTCTATTTGGTtatagatttagaaaaaaactcaCATGCACGACAGGCGTTTACTGCGTTCATGAGTTGATCGAGTTTGCTTTTCAGCTGCTCCCATTCGTCGTCGGACTGGCGGTTGGCGCCACAGTTCATAACGATGTTTTGTGCGGGGTACGGGAAGATATTTCCCGGGTAGGCCTCGGCGGATCGCTGAAGCTGTACGCCGTCGTCAGCTCGTTTCTCCGCGGAGATGTCAGGCCTGGCGGTCGGAACACCCCGCGCCGTGGGGATGAACATCAGCGCATGTGTAAGAAGGCAAGCGAACATAATTCGCTTGTTCATGATGTCGTCAGATCGTCTTGAATATGGTCGCAAGATTTGGTGTCGATTTTAGCAGAGCTGGGGGAGCCAAGACGGTCGATGTCTCATATGAGCCTCCGATGTGTCCACGGCCGATATTATATGAAGATACGAATAGCTGGAGGGTACATTTCCTCATTCCTAAGCACTGACGCACGGATTCAGGTGCGTTTAAGGTCTGTTGCACATTTTGAACAGCGCCATTCTTTCGTTCACTGACCCCCAGAACTTGTGCATCTCGACGTCCGTTCTTGCGGGAGCGCCAAAGTTTATATATAAAGTTGTCTCTAAGCTAGTTTTGACCAGTGTCTATTTCATGTCATGATCTACTGCAGAAGGAAAAAAGGTTTTCAAGAAGGGCATCACGGGAATGTTTGCAGAGATTCAGAATCAGTGACCCGTTAAGGCGACGAGTCTATTGTGTTTTAACCATGGGTAAAAATTAGGTGATTTTTAATACTTCTTTTGTGTTCTGTATGTCTGATTATTGGGCTAAAAAGCCCCCCCTGGCGATTTGTCTGTATTGCTTCGACAAGGAAGTCGTTTCGCATTTCCTCGTTAGGTGGCAGGTGCTAGGGTCGTTCAAAATGTTCACGACCTCAGCAGGAGACGAGGGACATAACTCACTATTGGGTCATAACTATGACGTATAAAGCCTTAAATCATTGTTCCAAAAAACTCAAATGATTGGGATATTGGGAAAATAAAAgtatccctacctaccgactaCATCTTTCAggaccggaaacacaacatcttTGCTAAGGTCTGAAGAACTGGAAATTCCATTACGAAGTCAAAAGTCATTAAAAAAGATTCTGGAAGGCCGATGTTGGCCCTTTTTATTCTGGTCAGGATTTGATCTCTTATCATATAAGTCATACCATTTCATGATGTCTGGTTAAAACTACACTTTTGGTCTGATCTTCATCTCTGTGCGTTTCAGAGAATGGTCTGGGCGCAGCTCGATGACGCAACCGTTcgttgtccctgtccttggtactgaaaggtGTCCATCGTGCCCTGACAGGGAGTCCCCTACATAATAATTTGTGTGCACACATCATATATGaacatcttttattcttttgtcCCTAATATGTAACTTATTGTCCCAAATATGTAAATATAGGGGAATCACGGGTCACAACCTTCAAAAGACAGAATGGTTGGAAGACAACAAAGTCTTTCTCACACGTAGCTCGCCATCCCTCTTACGTGGAAAACGCCATAACATAACTCCACAACGAAATAGTCCCTTCATAGCCACATTGTTGTAATCTCATTACTATCTCACTAATTATCAAATCTATCTAATTTTGCTGAAATCATTCtggaaaatgcttgttttgggCCAGGTTTCGCCTTCCCTAAACCTCTAGCATCACCTTGCTCCGAATTTCAGGTGATTAAGTTACGTGAGTACACCACCTTAACACTTATTTGCCCAATCCAAGGTAGTTCAGTCGAACTACCGGAGGCATCTGCACAATTCATCCTTACCCTAGACACGTACGGGTATCCTTAAGGTTCTTAAGTACCCAGAAGAGCGCGAAATATAAGTAGAACACCTGCGGACAGGTAACAATTACAATGTTTGCAGTAGCTAATTCATTCGATCTATGAGTTCTCTGCCTTTAATACCAACAAGTCTAACATTCTTAAATAAGACATTCCTAAATCTGATCTGCACTGACGAGTGTCAATCggaatgaatgaactttgaaTGAATAGACTTTATTTCTTGAcaatcgtacacggtacaatgtatggcaacaggtATTAAACAACAATACTACCGGGCTAATCTAGCCAAACATAGACTACATATCGAAGAGGAACTGACGGTAAGATTTACCCTTTAACCTATCACCTTTACGGTCTAGTGAGAACTTGTGTTGTAATGAGAGGTCTGATCTCtggcgaaaaaaacaaacaaagcattgTGCGTCATGTATAAGTCGGAGTCATGTTGTCGCACAGTTTTCATCGCGGCTGTGACAAAGCCGACCTTCGGCAAGGATCTACCGTTCTCTACGGTAACCTATGCCGTCACAAGACGGCTGGATAGTGCACGACACGTCCATGACTGTCCAAAGAACGTCCCCAAGTTGCTGTTGTTAACTGTTTataattttgtagtacagtatagTATCTGAGGCAGAATTTGCTTAAAAGAGAGCAACGTGTTGACATTGTGTTGCTTATCATGACGTCGGTTAACAGACATGCAGTCCCATTGTTCAAGGGACCCTTGACCCTAGTTAAGCCTGTGTGTCGTGTTCACCCACCCACTCCCCATGACTCATCTCTCATGTTCAGTTTCCGTCGGACGTTCTTTCCGGAATCAGGCTATTTTCAGCGTTTTGCCGTACTTCTTCTTCACAAGACACATGTTCCTGTGGTCTGCCAATGAGGTTCTATGAGGTTTGAACCTACTTAGATCTACGATGGAATCTTTAAAAGGAAGGGATAAAACAAAAAGGTGGATATTAGCAGTCCAGTCCGTTTCACCCCTCCCCTCGATCGCAAACTTACCTTTGGACACATTTGCTATAACACAACATGAACAGAAGATTCCGTTTATTTCAAAGTTTGTTCATTCTTCAGCTTGCCGAATATCTTAGCCAGAAAAGTTTATTTATATATCTTAAGGTTCACTTACGCTataatttgttctttatctttCAGATCATTGGTAGAGTGGACTCCGCTAGAGTAGTGACACCGCGACACAGGAACAAACAAGTCCGTCgcttttttgtaaatttctgcCGGCAGTGTAGACATCCCcgagttcagttcagttcatgtTTTACGTCGTGgaatgtcgtagaattttcctGACAAACTTCTGGCATCACATGTCCGTAACGTCACTTAAATTCTGAGGAAGACTCCAGTAGGACAGTCGAAAATTTAATGAGCAAATTATTTTGTGTCGAAACAAAGCGATGATATCGATCTAATATACAGCCGGTACAGCTTATAGAAAATGACTAACGTCAGCTCTATCGCGAACGGTGCCCGCTGCTGCATCTCTGCTGTAGGGATGTTGGCGAACCTGCTCATCTTGTTCATCGTTGCACGGTACCCCGCCATGAGAACGGCATGTAACGTGTATGTAGCTAACCTGGCAGCAACTGACTTCGCCTTCTGCCTCCTCGCCCTCATCCAGTCCATTGTTGCAATTGCAGAACCACCTTATAAGGTTTGGGAAAGGTACTCAGGCTTTAGTTTGACCTACGTGCGAAGTTGTGACGTCAGCCGGGTGATCTTGATTTTCCTGGCCTCCACCAGCATCATGTTGCTGACAGTCATCGCCGTGGAACGACACAGGGCGATAACAAACCCCCTGAGAAGCCGACAACACAGCACTGTAAAACACACGGGGAGGACCTGTGCCGTGGTGTGGATGGTGGCAGCCCTGACTGCAGTTATAGACACGATCGCCAGGAACGTTGTCACGAACGACTGGACCTTCACAAGCGCAAGTTTGCATTCTGAATCGTGTGTCATTCTAAAGCTTGAGTCCTCTGGTGCCAGCCATCCCTTCTTTGTCATGGTTCTCTTATTCTTTTTGTTCATCTACGTTTTGCCCAGCTGTATAATAATCCCCCTGTACGTCCGGATATTGGTCAAAGTGAGACAGTCTCGCCGTTTGACGATGAGGGACACCAGGTCCGACGACCAGGCGTTTCTCATGGTGTTCGTCGTGACAGTGTTCTTTCTCGTCACCTGGCTTCCTTTCCACatcatttcttttcttattcATTCAATTGATCCAAAGACGAACAACGATATAATCGGTGTACATGTGGCGCTTTCCTTCGCCGTGTTCAACTCCGTGGCTAATCCGTTTCTCTATGCTCTTCTTGGGAGGAACTTTCGCGACCAACTCAAGAAGATGTTCTGCTGTAAACAGAACGCGAGGCTAACGATACAGGCCACCAGCGCAACAGACCATGCTATAGGACAGACCCAGGTTACAGGCGGGACAGGACAGACCCATGCTACAGACGGGACACGACAGGCCCAGGCTACAGGCGGGACAGGACAGACCCAGGCTACAGACGGGACACGACAGGCCCAGGCTACAGGCGGGACAGGACAGACCCAGGCTCCAGACGGGACACGACAGGCCCAGGCTACAGGCGGGACAGGACAGACCCAGGCTACAGACGGGACACGACAGGCCCAGGCTACAGGCGGGACAGGACAGACCCAGGCTACAGACGGGACACGACAGGCCCAGGCTACAGGCGGGACAGGACAGACCCAGGCTCCAGACGGGACACGACAGGCCCAGGCTACAGGCGGGACAGGACAGGCCCAGGCTACAGATGGGACACGACAGGCCCAGGCTACAGGCGGGACAGGACAGACCCAGGCTCCAGACGGGACACGACAGGCCCAGACTACAGGCGGGACAGGACAGGCCAAAGCTATCGAAGAGAAATCACACGTCACAGGCGATGCAAGACTGGCCGCGTTTGAAATGTCGCAAACGACAGACGAAAAATGACAAAGGCTAAATGAATCAGGACATACGTGAGCGAAGAAATGCGAACCAGCATGTCCAAAATAAGACTCGTCATACTAACCGTTACTCAACACCATGCAGAGTTATTTTCCTTTATCTGAAAGGATTTCCAACTAAGAACAAACATACGAACGTGAATTGCACCCTACTGTATATGCCTACTTACCGCAATAATCACTTCACGTTAATGTTGCGAAGTAGTCGGCAGAGGCATCATTCATACGGTTAATGCCATGGCTGTAGTGCTAGGGCAATATTCTGGAATTTCGTAGAATATCATATGTAGTGCATTTTTCTGTAGGACGGActtgttaagttttgtttataTAGTTGTTGCCGTTCTGATGGCAAACAATTGTATCATTGTAAGAGACAAAGACTTGGTAACTAACTTACCTTGACGAACGAACAGGTAATATAAGATCATTCGTGTGCACATGAGTGTCCTCTAATCTTTTGTTCCATATGTATGTAACTAGCTTGCTGTCCCCAAAATATATGTAAATGTGGGAGTACAACGGGTCGACGGGAATTAAACAGGTGCATGGCATTTTAAAGTAGAGTTCctcgacctcataccttcgcaaaatgatgctaaccttttcgagtgacgtaCATGT from Branchiostoma lanceolatum isolate klBraLanc5 chromosome 4, klBraLanc5.hap2, whole genome shotgun sequence includes these protein-coding regions:
- the LOC136432820 gene encoding microfibril-associated glycoprotein 4-like, giving the protein MNKRIMFACLLTHALMFIPTARGVPTARPDISAEKRADDGVQLQRSAEAYPGNIFPYPAQNIVMNCGANRQSDDEWEQLKSKLDQLMNAVNACRASGGEDPDAPHPRDCKDILDNDETTPSGVYTVYPRDGLGGVQVYCDNDLDGGGWTVFQKRQDGSVDFYRDWEDYRTGFPSNLNGEFWLGLEKLYRLAVQKTYELRVDMEDAEGNVKYAAYSTFIISPEPQNYKLHIGTYSGNAGDSLSGHDGHPFSTKDRDNDVASSSCAQTYKGAWWYSACHSSNLNGVYHLGDHDSYADGVNWQQWKGYRHSLKRTEMKIRPQK
- the LOC136432821 gene encoding somatostatin receptor type 2-like; translated protein: MTNVSSIANGARCCISAVGMLANLLILFIVARYPAMRTACNVYVANLAATDFAFCLLALIQSIVAIAEPPYKVWERYSGFSLTYVRSCDVSRVILIFLASTSIMLLTVIAVERHRAITNPLRSRQHSTVKHTGRTCAVVWMVAALTAVIDTIARNVVTNDWTFTSASLHSESCVILKLESSGASHPFFVMVLLFFLFIYVLPSCIIIPLYVRILVKVRQSRRLTMRDTRSDDQAFLMVFVVTVFFLVTWLPFHIISFLIHSIDPKTNNDIIGVHVALSFAVFNSVANPFLYALLGRNFRDQLKKMFCCKQNARLTIQATSATDHAIGQTQVTGGTGQTHATDGTRQAQATGGTGQTQATDGTRQAQATGGTGQTQAPDGTRQAQATGGTGQTQATDGTRQAQATGGTGQTQATDGTRQAQATGGTGQTQAPDGTRQAQATGGTGQAQATDGTRQAQATGGTGQTQAPDGTRQAQTTGGTGQAKAIEEKSHVTGDARLAAFEMSQTTDEK